One Mycobacterium marseillense DNA window includes the following coding sequences:
- a CDS encoding enoyl-CoA hydratase/isomerase family protein: MPVDQPPANYDEFPSLRCELADNGVLTLVLDSPGLNSVGPQMHRDLADIWPVIDRDPAVRAVLVRGEGKAFSSGGSFDLIAETIGEYEGRIRIMREARDLVHNMINCDTPVVSAIRGPAVGAGLVVALLADISVAGRTAKLIDGHTKLGVAAGDHAAICWPLLVGMAKAKYYLLTCETLLGEEAERIGLVSTCVDDDDVLSTATRIAENLAQGAQNAIQWTKRSLNHWYRMMGPTFETSVGLEFLSFSGPDVQEGLAAHREKRPARFTGGSAT, translated from the coding sequence ATGCCAGTCGACCAGCCCCCAGCCAATTACGACGAGTTCCCGAGCCTGCGCTGCGAGCTCGCTGACAACGGCGTGCTGACGCTGGTCCTCGACTCCCCCGGGCTCAATTCGGTCGGGCCGCAGATGCACCGCGACCTCGCCGACATCTGGCCGGTGATCGACCGCGACCCGGCCGTGCGCGCCGTCCTGGTCCGCGGCGAGGGTAAGGCCTTTTCCTCCGGCGGCAGCTTCGACCTGATCGCCGAGACCATCGGCGAGTACGAGGGCCGGATTCGCATCATGCGCGAAGCCCGCGATCTGGTGCACAACATGATCAACTGCGACACCCCCGTCGTGTCGGCGATCCGGGGACCGGCCGTGGGCGCGGGACTGGTGGTGGCCCTGCTGGCCGACATCTCGGTGGCCGGCCGGACCGCGAAGCTCATCGACGGGCACACGAAGCTGGGTGTGGCGGCGGGCGACCACGCCGCGATCTGCTGGCCGCTATTGGTCGGCATGGCCAAGGCCAAGTACTACCTGCTGACCTGCGAAACCCTCCTGGGCGAGGAGGCCGAGCGGATCGGCCTGGTCTCGACCTGCGTCGACGACGACGACGTCCTGTCCACCGCCACCCGGATCGCCGAGAACCTGGCGCAGGGCGCGCAGAACGCGATCCAGTGGACCAAGCGCAGCCTCAACCACTGGTACCGCATGATGGGCCCCACCTTCGAAACCTCGGTCGGCCTGGAATTCCTCAGCTTCAGCGGCCCCGACGTGCAGGAAGGTCTGGCCGCCCACCGCGAGAAACGCCCCGCCCGTTTCACCGGCGGATCTGCCACCTGA